Proteins co-encoded in one Halorussus vallis genomic window:
- a CDS encoding YeeE/YedE family protein — protein MVSQLLLAAVVGIGLGVFLQKGRFCFVHAFRDLFAFKDSRVTKGVLAATTLTMLFWSIAYELGYYQGFWTPGWGLTGLVGGFVFGIGMTYAGGCASGTLYRAGQGYLHFWLTLAAMGVGYAVFTVLFPTLKAVYFEPLTFGEGLSLFTVSPVPAPVLALLVTVGVVFVYATVVGRERRRAEEGDADRAVAADGGRPSPAPVAGFRSLVGGTRRYLAGFREIDDWVAASKRPWNPITAALGITAIAVVWFTQVSIVGITGPEARWTGYLLQQVGVDSGSFAYWGSVLFKGNGVRLTVDMVMIVAVIFGAFLAAYWSGDFSIRVPKRRRLPNAIGGGFLMGAGSRLAPGCNIGNIYSGLAELSVHSFVATVGIVAGVYVMTHWIYRDVGCAV, from the coding sequence ATGGTGTCACAACTACTGCTGGCGGCCGTCGTCGGAATCGGCCTCGGCGTCTTTCTCCAGAAAGGCCGGTTCTGTTTCGTCCACGCGTTCCGCGACCTGTTCGCGTTCAAGGACTCGCGCGTGACGAAGGGCGTCCTCGCCGCGACGACGCTCACGATGCTGTTCTGGAGCATCGCGTACGAACTGGGTTACTACCAGGGCTTCTGGACCCCCGGCTGGGGCCTGACCGGCCTCGTCGGCGGATTCGTCTTCGGCATTGGAATGACGTACGCCGGGGGCTGCGCCAGCGGGACGCTCTACCGCGCAGGCCAGGGCTACCTGCACTTCTGGCTCACGCTGGCCGCGATGGGCGTCGGCTACGCCGTCTTCACGGTGCTGTTCCCGACGCTGAAGGCGGTCTACTTCGAACCGTTGACGTTCGGCGAGGGGCTGTCGCTGTTCACCGTCTCGCCGGTGCCGGCGCCGGTGCTGGCGCTGCTCGTCACCGTCGGCGTCGTGTTCGTCTACGCGACGGTGGTCGGCCGCGAGCGCCGGCGCGCCGAGGAGGGCGACGCCGACCGGGCGGTCGCGGCCGACGGCGGACGACCGTCCCCCGCGCCGGTCGCGGGCTTCCGGTCGCTGGTCGGCGGGACGAGACGGTACCTCGCCGGCTTCCGGGAGATAGACGACTGGGTCGCCGCCTCGAAGCGCCCCTGGAACCCGATAACCGCCGCGCTTGGCATCACCGCCATCGCGGTGGTGTGGTTCACGCAGGTCTCCATCGTCGGCATCACCGGCCCCGAAGCCCGGTGGACCGGCTACCTGCTCCAGCAGGTCGGCGTCGACAGCGGGTCGTTCGCCTACTGGGGCTCGGTGCTGTTCAAGGGGAACGGCGTCCGACTCACCGTCGACATGGTGATGATCGTCGCCGTCATCTTCGGCGCGTTCCTCGCTGCGTACTGGAGCGGCGACTTCTCGATTCGCGTGCCCAAGCGCCGGCGCCTCCCCAACGCAATCGGGGGCGGGTTCCTGATGGGTGCGGGGTCGCGGCTCGCCCCGGGCTGCAACATCGGGAACATCTACTCCGGCCTCGCGGAGCTGTCGGTCCACTCGTTCGTCGCGACCGTCGGCATCGTCGCCGGCGTCTACGTGATGACCCACTGGATCTACCGCGACGTCGGCTGTGCGGTGTAG
- a CDS encoding ferredoxin: MTSSPPVEEKPYKVVFEGAACFGAGKCAEVADNWEMDFSTGLATPRSYFLSEDDLPENVRAAEVCPAKKGAGVIRIVDRRTGEEVAPNADETAPDIGE; encoded by the coding sequence GTGACCAGTTCTCCCCCGGTCGAGGAGAAGCCCTACAAGGTGGTCTTCGAGGGCGCGGCCTGCTTCGGCGCGGGCAAGTGCGCCGAGGTCGCCGACAACTGGGAGATGGACTTCTCGACCGGCCTCGCGACGCCCCGGAGCTACTTCCTGTCCGAAGACGACCTCCCCGAGAACGTCCGGGCCGCCGAGGTCTGCCCGGCGAAGAAGGGCGCGGGCGTCATCCGAATCGTCGACCGGCGGACCGGCGAGGAGGTCGCGCCGAACGCCGACGAAACTGCGCCCGACATCGGCGAGTGA
- a CDS encoding type IV pilin N-terminal domain-containing protein has translation METDDRSLSPVVGVALLVGIVVALTVVFFVAVSGIQVPTRVPTAATTISFQATYDENADRTSQYLILKHRGGERIHPDDLKVVVTAGDKRVVDPAIEGSGTLSVGGNVTYNLTAADLCSSDADEVSVEIYHEPSQKPVAKQEVAVRRNASFDVVDNAVKSDTPYTATVTIPGSGYATLEGDYYLYWPFESRIVVTGDGGFRTLTPFPDGDPDDALTDTMADDINNPAYSFPMSYETDRLSPDEEVTVEMKSYVYGGDYSSIVGEGSTRSYDGTTYEEAHIPLSNYERTIDSSDPSEENIEIFRDGDQVPSYGDSSPHQDSLEDLLQHRIGDDGTLNLEENEFVAVFELNEDPDHGDFNDVAAVIELDPKPTYEETKEGQRLVCG, from the coding sequence ATGGAAACCGACGATCGCTCGCTCAGTCCGGTCGTCGGCGTCGCGCTACTGGTCGGCATCGTCGTCGCGCTCACCGTCGTCTTCTTCGTCGCGGTCAGCGGTATCCAAGTACCGACGCGCGTGCCCACCGCCGCGACGACCATCTCGTTTCAGGCGACGTACGACGAGAACGCCGACCGGACCTCCCAGTACCTGATCTTGAAACACCGCGGCGGCGAGCGGATACACCCCGACGACCTCAAGGTCGTCGTTACGGCCGGCGATAAACGCGTCGTCGACCCCGCCATCGAGGGAAGCGGGACGCTGTCTGTCGGGGGCAACGTCACCTACAACCTCACGGCGGCCGACCTCTGTAGTTCCGACGCCGACGAGGTGTCCGTCGAGATATACCACGAACCGAGCCAGAAACCCGTCGCGAAACAGGAGGTCGCGGTCCGCCGCAACGCGTCGTTCGACGTGGTCGACAACGCGGTGAAGTCCGACACGCCGTACACCGCGACGGTCACGATACCCGGTAGCGGGTACGCGACGCTCGAAGGCGACTACTACCTCTACTGGCCCTTCGAATCCCGCATCGTCGTCACCGGCGACGGCGGTTTCCGGACGCTGACGCCGTTCCCCGACGGCGACCCCGACGACGCGCTGACCGACACGATGGCGGACGACATCAACAACCCGGCGTACTCGTTCCCGATGTCCTACGAAACCGACCGCCTGAGTCCGGACGAGGAGGTGACCGTCGAGATGAAGTCCTACGTGTACGGCGGCGACTACTCGTCCATCGTCGGTGAAGGCTCGACGCGCTCGTACGACGGAACTACCTACGAGGAGGCCCACATCCCGCTCTCGAACTACGAGCGGACCATCGACAGCAGCGACCCGAGCGAGGAGAACATCGAGATCTTCCGGGACGGCGATCAAGTCCCCTCGTACGGAGACTCGAGCCCTCACCAGGACTCGCTCGAAGACCTCCTCCAGCACCGAATCGGCGACGACGGGACGCTGAACCTCGAGGAGAACGAGTTCGTCGCGGTCTTCGAGTTGAACGAGGACCCCGACCACGGCGACTTCAACGACGTGGCGGCCGTCATCGAACTCGACCCGAAACCGACCTACGAGGAGACGAAAGAGGGCCAGCGACTCGTCTGCGGTTGA
- a CDS encoding anthranilate phosphoribosyltransferase, translated as MTGGASETGRERDLDSLRELMPKVGSGPKSSENATYEEAYDAFDLILAGEADPTTLGGFWVANRWKRNEPEELAGFLDAMRDRSVEVVAPDADPVDCGANYDGKTETALLGIASGLVAAAAGTPVVVHSGDRVPVSEGCAYRHVLDELGVETDLAPEESAAMTDEVGFGFYDQSRFNPAVDALQDRRAAVGVRTFVNTVETLANPADASVHLGSFYHLSFAKKVIDTLGESRTSDPARVVMFQGLEGYDDVRPGYTKVADWDGELTDFEIETAAYGMDFEREDLAVDDVPADSARITEAVLSGDSESEPFDTVGERAGDAGAFADAVALNAAFRIYAGGDADSLEEGLEAARAAVADGDAAEALAALREFEA; from the coding sequence ATGACCGGGGGCGCGAGCGAGACGGGGCGAGAGCGCGACCTCGACAGCCTGCGCGAGTTGATGCCGAAAGTCGGCTCCGGCCCCAAGTCCTCGGAGAACGCCACCTACGAGGAGGCCTACGACGCCTTCGACCTGATACTCGCGGGCGAGGCCGACCCGACGACCCTCGGTGGGTTCTGGGTCGCCAACCGCTGGAAGCGCAACGAACCCGAGGAACTGGCGGGGTTCCTCGACGCGATGCGCGACCGCTCGGTCGAGGTCGTCGCGCCCGACGCCGACCCGGTCGACTGCGGCGCGAACTACGACGGCAAGACTGAAACTGCCCTGCTGGGCATTGCCTCGGGCCTCGTCGCGGCCGCCGCGGGCACGCCGGTCGTCGTCCACAGCGGCGACCGCGTGCCGGTTTCGGAGGGCTGTGCGTACCGCCACGTCCTCGACGAACTCGGCGTCGAAACCGACCTCGCGCCCGAGGAGAGCGCGGCGATGACCGACGAGGTGGGCTTCGGCTTCTACGACCAGTCGCGGTTCAACCCCGCGGTCGACGCCCTCCAGGACCGCCGGGCGGCGGTCGGAGTCCGCACCTTCGTCAACACCGTCGAGACGCTGGCGAATCCCGCCGACGCGTCGGTCCACCTCGGGAGCTTCTACCACCTCTCGTTCGCGAAGAAGGTGATCGACACGCTCGGCGAGAGCCGAACGTCCGACCCCGCGCGCGTAGTCATGTTCCAGGGCCTGGAGGGCTACGACGACGTCCGGCCGGGCTACACCAAGGTCGCCGACTGGGACGGCGAGTTGACCGACTTCGAGATAGAAACCGCCGCGTACGGCATGGACTTCGAGCGCGAGGACCTCGCGGTCGACGACGTGCCCGCCGACTCCGCGCGAATCACCGAGGCGGTGCTGTCGGGCGACAGCGAGAGCGAACCCTTCGACACCGTCGGCGAACGCGCCGGCGACGCCGGCGCGTTCGCCGACGCCGTGGCGCTCAACGCCGCGTTCCGAATCTACGCCGGCGGCGACGCCGACTCGCTGGAGGAGGGTCTGGAGGCGGCGCGGGCGGCGGTCGCCGACGGCGACGCCGCCGAGGCGCTCGCGGCCCTCCGGGAGTTCGAGGCGTGA